Proteins encoded together in one Tautonia rosea window:
- a CDS encoding ECF-type sigma factor, translated as MGKMLGITSRRGVPGEAPAMVNDEDDGSVTRWIEDLKAGEHEALERLWGRYFGQLVALARTRLRSSRGGPTVSDEEDAALSALNSLWERASDGRLPDLRGRDELWRLLVVITARKALRQVEREGRKKRGGGKVLNEAVLAATNPGDGDEGGLLARVASDGPTPEFAAMVAEETVRRLDSLPDPTLREIARLRMEAYTNEEIAARLGCVVRTVERKLEVVRKIWSENARP; from the coding sequence ATGGGTAAGATGCTTGGGATCACCTCACGACGGGGTGTTCCCGGGGAGGCTCCGGCGATGGTCAATGACGAGGACGATGGCTCGGTCACGCGGTGGATTGAGGACCTCAAGGCCGGCGAGCACGAGGCGCTGGAGCGGCTCTGGGGCCGATACTTCGGTCAGCTCGTCGCCCTGGCTCGGACCCGGCTGAGGTCGAGCCGAGGCGGACCGACCGTGTCCGACGAGGAGGACGCGGCGCTGAGTGCCCTCAATAGCCTTTGGGAGCGTGCCTCCGATGGTCGGCTCCCCGACCTCCGGGGCCGAGATGAGCTCTGGCGACTGCTGGTGGTCATCACAGCTCGGAAGGCCCTCCGCCAGGTCGAGCGTGAGGGGCGAAAGAAGCGGGGAGGTGGTAAGGTCCTCAACGAGGCAGTCCTCGCCGCGACCAATCCCGGTGACGGTGACGAGGGTGGCCTGTTGGCGCGGGTGGCTTCCGACGGCCCAACGCCCGAGTTCGCCGCGATGGTCGCCGAGGAGACGGTCCGACGGCTCGACTCGCTCCCTGACCCAACACTCCGTGAGATTGCCCGGCTTCGGATGGAAGCCTACACCAACGAGGAGATCGCAGCCCGCCTTGGGTGCGTCGTCCGGACAGTTGAGCGAAAGCTGGAGGTCGTCCGGAAGATCTGGAGCGAGAACGCCCGGCCATGA
- a CDS encoding serine/threonine-protein kinase yields MSSLSSDEGFREFDHPSLVDRVAELADRIASGESVDLDEFARDDPSQIPELRRLLSAIEIMAELGGRPVNPSSPNRASEDDELFNTSGQLGDFKLVREIGRGGMGIVYEAQQLSLDRRVAVKVLPPTAAADPRKLQRFQLEAQAVGYLRHPHVVPVYTVGFDRGLHFFSMQFIEGQSLAEVLRALGTSADLGVEVTGRTWFEATTVCPEPPTLQRAGAVGHEVGRTRAPVLRDREYFHWVAQLGVQAAQALQHAHEQGVVHRDIKPGNLLLDPSGTLWVTDFGLARLQGDSGITMTGDLLGTLKYMSPEQASGGRVVVDGRTDVYSLGITLYELLTLQPAFEDEDRQSLLRRIIEVDPKPIRRINPHVPVDLETIVTKATAKEPTDRYATAGELAEELERFLDDRPIFARRQGPFDYGVRWIRRHRNLAMMLSAMVLIILFGLSLSLVLIGQEQGRTADALKEVQVSLAEAEYQRTRVELAAERARKSESYVRDLLYASDMRLANQALQHGDPRSARELLDRYLATPGIEDRRSFVWHHLNLRAGIPGTDLASGLGPTYCLERSPDGLRLAVAGLDATIRVFDLSNTNEPELTIATGQVEVNDVTFSPDGTILASAGDDGTLRLFSAVDGSLRQTVSAHDGLAMGVRFVNEATQILSYGHDGGNGAAYLWDVATGDLLWKFEIESPVKGLDVWEDTSLVMVLEEKQNQAFLLDLATGTTRQVFSTIRKPAFVAFAPVGESVVIGGRYGELMVIDLKQGVVSSIPTRISDGIETMTFNHDGSELLTGDRGGVIHVFPFEPTTGELLASSPVINRGEPLTVFTGKTWVAHEGRVYALLVLEDLETILSAGHDGRIVQWKTPKDVGQRHIPSEPVLEAQVRGGSDLLVVSQHDSGVWEWDLDANHPPRLLLEEVEDRTGIDPEAADESWIRSTSTPDGRVIAVATERRVVVLETKTGQILLEWISPRQPSFIRRLAITTDGRNVAVIEGSLRANGQGDHESFGVQILDVPSGREEVRILAPKAGNIAFSPEGTTLALSIENQIFVYEVATGVILHRLQGHSTSVEAVKFTPDGQRLLSVSGDRKLIIWDCSRWKPSFTTLAHRGPVASLDISPDGRLAATLGRDDRLKVWDLLTNQSIIEFSVDGQWIESRVQFTADGRCLTVNTKHEIVVFDSR; encoded by the coding sequence ATGAGCTCTTTGTCGAGTGACGAAGGTTTTCGCGAATTCGATCATCCGAGCCTGGTCGACCGGGTTGCCGAGCTGGCCGACCGGATTGCTTCGGGAGAGTCTGTGGACCTAGACGAATTTGCCCGAGACGACCCGAGCCAGATTCCCGAGTTGCGCCGGTTGCTGTCGGCGATCGAGATCATGGCCGAACTCGGTGGGAGGCCGGTCAATCCCTCATCGCCGAACAGAGCAAGCGAGGATGATGAGCTTTTTAACACATCCGGACAACTTGGTGATTTCAAGCTTGTTCGGGAGATCGGCCGGGGAGGAATGGGGATCGTTTATGAAGCGCAGCAGCTCTCGCTCGATCGACGGGTCGCGGTGAAGGTCCTTCCCCCCACGGCGGCGGCAGACCCGCGTAAGTTGCAACGGTTTCAGCTGGAAGCACAGGCTGTCGGCTATCTGAGACATCCGCATGTGGTGCCGGTCTATACGGTGGGGTTCGATCGCGGTCTCCATTTTTTTTCGATGCAGTTCATTGAGGGGCAGAGCCTTGCCGAGGTGCTTCGGGCGCTCGGGACGAGTGCCGATCTGGGAGTGGAAGTCACGGGCCGGACGTGGTTCGAGGCAACAACGGTCTGTCCCGAGCCGCCGACTCTGCAGAGAGCAGGAGCGGTCGGTCACGAGGTAGGAAGAACGCGTGCCCCGGTGCTACGAGATCGGGAATACTTTCACTGGGTTGCTCAACTGGGGGTGCAGGCTGCTCAGGCGCTTCAGCACGCTCACGAACAGGGGGTCGTTCATCGAGACATCAAGCCGGGCAATCTGTTGCTCGACCCCTCGGGGACCCTCTGGGTGACCGACTTTGGGCTTGCTCGACTGCAAGGAGATTCGGGCATCACAATGACGGGCGACCTGCTTGGAACGCTGAAGTACATGAGTCCGGAGCAAGCTTCGGGGGGGCGGGTGGTTGTCGATGGGCGGACCGATGTCTATTCGCTTGGCATTACGCTGTATGAGCTTCTCACCCTTCAGCCAGCGTTCGAGGATGAGGACCGGCAATCACTCCTTCGTCGCATCATCGAGGTGGACCCCAAACCCATTCGTCGCATCAATCCTCATGTTCCGGTGGACCTCGAAACGATCGTAACGAAAGCCACGGCCAAGGAACCGACCGACCGATACGCCACGGCGGGTGAATTGGCTGAGGAGCTTGAACGATTTCTCGACGATCGCCCGATTTTCGCGAGGCGTCAGGGACCCTTTGATTACGGGGTCAGGTGGATCCGACGGCACCGGAACCTCGCCATGATGCTCTCTGCGATGGTTCTCATCATCCTGTTCGGTCTGTCATTGAGCCTCGTCTTGATTGGACAGGAGCAGGGACGGACTGCGGATGCGCTCAAGGAAGTTCAGGTCAGTCTTGCCGAGGCCGAGTATCAACGGACTCGCGTTGAACTGGCCGCGGAACGAGCTCGGAAGAGCGAATCGTATGTGAGGGATTTGCTCTATGCCTCGGACATGCGTCTTGCCAATCAGGCACTACAGCACGGTGATCCTCGGTCAGCTCGGGAGCTTCTGGATCGTTATCTTGCCACTCCAGGCATTGAGGATCGGCGCTCGTTTGTCTGGCATCATTTGAATCTCCGGGCTGGAATTCCAGGAACGGATCTGGCCAGCGGACTGGGTCCGACCTACTGCCTGGAACGATCTCCGGATGGTCTTCGACTGGCGGTAGCTGGTCTGGATGCGACGATTCGAGTGTTCGACCTGAGCAATACCAACGAACCTGAACTGACGATCGCAACGGGTCAGGTGGAGGTCAATGATGTGACGTTTTCGCCTGATGGGACGATCCTGGCCTCGGCCGGTGATGACGGTACGCTGAGGCTGTTCAGCGCGGTCGATGGTTCGTTGCGCCAGACCGTCTCAGCCCATGACGGCCTGGCGATGGGTGTCCGATTTGTGAACGAGGCGACTCAGATCCTTTCGTATGGCCATGATGGCGGGAATGGTGCGGCCTATCTTTGGGACGTAGCAACGGGCGATCTTCTCTGGAAGTTTGAAATTGAGAGTCCTGTCAAAGGGCTCGATGTGTGGGAAGATACGTCTCTAGTTATGGTGCTCGAAGAAAAGCAAAATCAAGCGTTTCTCCTCGACCTGGCGACGGGTACGACCCGCCAGGTTTTTTCGACCATTCGAAAGCCGGCCTTTGTCGCGTTCGCGCCGGTGGGCGAATCGGTGGTGATCGGAGGACGCTATGGCGAGTTGATGGTCATCGATCTCAAGCAGGGGGTCGTTTCCTCAATCCCCACGCGCATTTCCGACGGGATCGAGACGATGACATTCAACCACGATGGTTCCGAGCTTCTGACCGGCGATCGGGGTGGTGTGATCCACGTCTTTCCGTTCGAGCCGACGACCGGGGAACTGCTTGCATCGTCTCCCGTGATCAATCGGGGGGAACCGTTGACCGTGTTCACTGGCAAAACCTGGGTCGCCCACGAAGGGCGGGTCTATGCGCTCCTGGTCTTGGAAGACCTTGAGACGATCCTTTCGGCGGGACACGATGGAAGGATTGTGCAATGGAAGACCCCGAAAGACGTGGGACAACGGCACATTCCGTCTGAGCCGGTTCTGGAGGCTCAGGTACGAGGAGGGAGTGATTTGCTTGTCGTTTCGCAGCACGATTCCGGGGTGTGGGAGTGGGATCTTGATGCGAATCATCCTCCTCGCCTGCTTCTTGAAGAAGTCGAAGACCGTACCGGGATCGATCCTGAGGCTGCGGACGAATCCTGGATCCGAAGCACGTCCACTCCCGATGGTCGCGTGATCGCCGTCGCAACAGAACGGCGCGTGGTGGTTCTGGAAACGAAGACAGGGCAAATCTTGCTCGAATGGATCAGTCCGCGGCAGCCCTCCTTTATCCGGCGCCTCGCGATCACGACCGATGGTCGGAACGTTGCTGTGATCGAAGGTTCTCTTCGAGCGAATGGTCAGGGAGATCATGAATCCTTTGGCGTGCAAATCCTCGATGTCCCCAGTGGCCGTGAGGAGGTGCGGATCCTCGCTCCCAAGGCCGGAAACATCGCTTTCTCTCCCGAGGGAACGACCCTTGCCCTGTCCATCGAGAACCAGATCTTCGTTTATGAGGTCGCAACCGGAGTGATCCTCCATCGACTTCAAGGACACTCCACCTCGGTTGAGGCCGTAAAGTTCACGCCGGATGGTCAGCGACTGCTTTCAGTCAGTGGCGACCGCAAGTTGATCATCTGGGATTGCTCGCGATGGAAACCGAGCTTTACGACCCTTGCTCACCGTGGTCCGGTTGCTTCGCTGGACATCTCGCCCGATGGCCGTCTGGCCGCGACTCTGGGGCGTGATGATCGTCTCAAGGTCTGGGATCTTCTCACCAATCAATCGATCATTGAGTTCTCTGTCGATGGACAGTGGATTGAGTCTCGCGTTCAATTTACCGCGGACGGGCGATGTTTGACGGTGAACACGAAACACGAGATCGTCGTCTTTGACAGTCGATAA
- a CDS encoding protein kinase domain-containing protein, translating into MTTPNPTEPSLSPTAALRIDGLCDRFEADWTAGRRPRIEDLILLLEPIDRRPALGELLRLELALRRNGGEVPDPEEYFLRFPGNPGEVDAAFSLDRQDRATLIKDAADSPSSPVPTARDSLPPGSPAAPPSAPAGYEILGILGRGGMGVVYRAHQVRLKRDVALKMILAGGHASSEAIARFLAEAEAIARLRHPNVVQIYELGDHEGWPYFAMEYLARGSLARELDGAPRSSREAVALIEQICRGVAEAHRLGIVHRDLKPANILIADDGAPKVADFGLAKTLGTDSGLTRTDLVVGTPSYMSPEQASGSPGGVGPEADVHALGAILYELLTGRPPFRGASALETVMQVRTIDPVPPRRLVPGVSRDAETIALTCLQKDPARRYASAEALADDLARYLEGRPIVARPVGPVRRVWLWCRRRPAQASLAGLLALAVSAGSASAIALWLRAESNLAESNRRLDLALDAVEQYHTGVGEEVLLDQPELEGLRRRLLQTPMRFYRQLGRELQDGRRDPRTRARLVETLVSLANLIYKVGTPDDAIKAYREAIAVARPLAKEHPNEPSYLRALGDALIRLAEVEADTGRLDEARTTLDEALRHHYLLARLEPGDPAPLNGQAACLHYLGNVAWDSGEFEDSEEFYRQGIALREQLARDHRGDPEFLDNLAGTRNNLAILLANLGRTEEAEVLFRASLDDRIRLVRNQPDSDEYRRKLSSNYNNLGSLRSNMGRSSQALPQFEAALKIQEDLVRERPNVALYQFDLATSHVNLAVLESDLGNDDRAVVLFRQAIDRFDRLVLDHPGRLDYALLSHQAQLLLGESLFRLVDYPAAEDVYQSAVALANRLGKAHPDLLEMSFRRAWSRASLAGLLAETGRTSEARAAYVEAIELFDSLSGGTDQGGPVPVDWAIERARCLLHLGLLELRVGRSEEAKAKLDTAIEAVDALFRSEPGGPDLQILKADATVALGLLQHRAGDPVQAAAHYEEAASSLEAVLQEVPGDSWGCEVLARALSGRARILADCGRPTDALAEFDRALGVAPAAIREELTLGRLEALCLIGDPFCAIAETEPLVALPQVQARPQLRIAAAVVFSRAASALGNDALADRAEAELLAIENLAALGDGLAALELLQEPALDPILGRPALLQLHASLSARLGDPSVP; encoded by the coding sequence ATGACCACCCCCAATCCGACCGAGCCGTCCCTCTCCCCGACAGCGGCCCTCCGCATCGACGGCCTCTGCGACCGATTTGAGGCCGACTGGACCGCCGGCCGTCGCCCTCGGATCGAGGACCTGATCCTTCTTCTCGAACCGATCGACCGGCGGCCGGCGCTCGGTGAACTGCTCCGGCTGGAGCTGGCCCTCAGACGCAACGGGGGCGAGGTCCCCGACCCTGAGGAATACTTTCTGCGATTCCCCGGCAATCCGGGCGAGGTCGATGCCGCCTTCTCCCTCGACCGTCAGGATCGGGCAACCCTGATCAAGGACGCTGCTGACTCCCCCTCCTCGCCGGTCCCAACAGCCCGGGACTCATTGCCGCCCGGCTCCCCCGCAGCGCCGCCCTCGGCCCCGGCCGGATACGAGATCCTCGGGATCCTCGGTCGGGGAGGGATGGGAGTCGTTTACCGAGCTCATCAGGTGCGGCTGAAGCGTGACGTGGCACTCAAGATGATCCTCGCCGGGGGACACGCTTCTTCCGAGGCGATCGCCCGGTTCCTGGCCGAGGCCGAGGCGATCGCGAGGCTCCGCCACCCGAACGTCGTGCAGATTTACGAACTGGGCGACCACGAGGGGTGGCCCTACTTCGCAATGGAATACCTCGCACGGGGAAGTCTGGCACGAGAGCTGGACGGCGCTCCCCGGTCGTCGAGGGAGGCGGTCGCCCTGATCGAGCAGATCTGCCGGGGAGTGGCCGAGGCCCATCGATTGGGGATCGTCCACCGCGACCTCAAACCGGCCAACATCCTGATTGCCGACGATGGCGCTCCCAAGGTCGCCGACTTCGGTCTGGCCAAGACCCTCGGCACTGACTCAGGGCTGACCCGCACCGATCTGGTCGTCGGCACCCCCAGCTACATGTCTCCGGAGCAGGCGAGCGGTTCGCCCGGGGGAGTTGGCCCTGAGGCGGATGTCCACGCCCTCGGCGCGATCCTCTATGAACTGCTGACCGGCCGGCCGCCGTTCCGGGGGGCCTCGGCGCTTGAGACGGTCATGCAGGTCCGCACGATCGACCCGGTTCCTCCTCGTCGATTGGTTCCCGGTGTCTCCCGCGATGCCGAGACAATCGCCCTGACTTGCTTGCAGAAGGATCCGGCCCGGCGCTATGCCTCGGCCGAGGCGCTGGCCGATGACCTGGCCCGATACCTCGAAGGCCGGCCGATCGTCGCCAGGCCGGTCGGCCCGGTGCGCCGGGTCTGGCTCTGGTGCCGACGAAGGCCGGCACAGGCTTCGCTTGCCGGGCTGCTCGCCCTGGCCGTCTCGGCCGGGTCGGCCTCGGCGATTGCACTTTGGCTGAGAGCCGAGTCCAACCTCGCCGAGTCGAACCGCCGGCTGGACCTCGCCCTTGACGCGGTCGAGCAGTACCATACCGGAGTTGGCGAGGAGGTCTTGCTCGACCAGCCCGAACTGGAGGGGCTGAGGCGTCGGCTGCTTCAGACCCCAATGCGGTTCTATCGGCAACTCGGCCGGGAATTGCAAGACGGCCGCCGGGACCCGAGGACGCGTGCCCGGCTCGTCGAGACCCTCGTCTCCCTGGCAAACCTAATCTACAAGGTCGGCACTCCCGACGACGCGATCAAGGCCTATCGCGAGGCGATCGCCGTCGCCAGGCCACTCGCCAAGGAACACCCCAATGAACCTTCCTATTTGCGGGCGCTCGGCGACGCCCTGATCCGGCTGGCCGAGGTCGAGGCCGACACCGGCCGGCTCGATGAGGCTCGCACCACCCTGGATGAGGCCCTCCGCCATCATTATCTGCTCGCCCGGCTTGAGCCGGGAGATCCTGCCCCCCTGAACGGGCAGGCGGCCTGCCTGCACTACCTGGGCAACGTCGCCTGGGACTCCGGCGAGTTCGAGGACTCCGAGGAGTTTTACCGCCAGGGAATCGCTCTGCGAGAGCAACTCGCTCGTGATCATCGTGGGGATCCGGAGTTCCTCGACAATCTGGCCGGCACCCGAAACAACCTGGCCATTCTGTTGGCGAACCTGGGCCGCACGGAGGAAGCCGAGGTCCTGTTCCGCGCCAGCCTGGACGATCGGATCCGGCTGGTCCGCAATCAACCGGATTCGGACGAGTACCGCCGCAAACTCTCCTCGAATTACAACAACCTCGGCTCCCTGCGTTCAAACATGGGCCGGTCGTCCCAGGCACTTCCCCAGTTCGAGGCGGCCTTGAAGATCCAGGAGGACTTGGTCCGAGAGCGTCCGAACGTGGCCCTTTACCAGTTCGACCTGGCGACGTCTCACGTCAACCTGGCAGTTCTCGAATCCGACCTGGGCAACGACGACCGGGCGGTTGTGCTGTTTCGCCAGGCGATTGACCGATTCGACCGACTGGTACTCGACCATCCCGGCCGGCTGGATTACGCCCTCCTGAGTCATCAAGCCCAGCTTCTCCTGGGAGAATCGCTCTTCCGTCTCGTGGACTACCCGGCGGCCGAAGACGTCTATCAATCGGCCGTTGCACTAGCCAATCGCCTCGGGAAGGCGCACCCTGACCTTCTTGAGATGTCCTTCCGGCGGGCCTGGTCCCGGGCTTCGCTGGCGGGCCTGCTGGCAGAAACCGGCCGGACGTCCGAGGCTCGGGCAGCCTACGTTGAGGCAATCGAGTTGTTTGACAGTCTCTCGGGAGGGACTGATCAGGGTGGGCCAGTTCCCGTCGACTGGGCCATCGAGCGAGCGAGATGCCTGCTCCACCTCGGCCTTCTGGAGCTCCGGGTCGGCCGTTCCGAGGAAGCAAAGGCGAAGCTGGACACAGCGATCGAGGCCGTCGACGCCTTGTTCCGAAGCGAGCCGGGAGGCCCTGACCTTCAGATCCTCAAGGCTGATGCGACGGTCGCCCTCGGCCTCCTGCAACATCGGGCCGGTGATCCTGTTCAGGCAGCTGCCCATTACGAGGAGGCCGCCTCAAGTCTCGAAGCCGTGTTGCAGGAGGTTCCTGGAGACTCCTGGGGCTGCGAAGTGCTGGCCCGAGCTCTCTCCGGCCGCGCCCGGATCCTGGCCGATTGTGGACGGCCCACGGACGCTCTGGCCGAGTTCGACCGCGCCCTCGGGGTTGCCCCAGCCGCAATCCGGGAAGAACTCACCCTCGGCAGACTTGAAGCGCTCTGCCTCATCGGCGACCCGTTCTGCGCCATTGCCGAGACCGAGCCTCTGGTCGCATTGCCCCAGGTGCAAGCACGTCCTCAGCTTCGCATCGCCGCAGCCGTCGTTTTTTCACGGGCCGCATCGGCCCTCGGAAACGATGCGCTGGCCGACCGAGCCGAGGCCGAATTGCTCGCGATCGAGAACCTGGCTGCCCTTGGAGACGGTCTGGCTGCGCTGGAGTTGCTCCAAGAGCCCGCCCTCGACCCGATCCTGGGGCGCCCTGCCCTCCTCCAGCTGCATGCCAGCCTCTCGGCCCGTCTCGGCGATCCCTCCGTACCTTAA